A single region of the Methylocystis echinoides genome encodes:
- a CDS encoding GspE/PulE family protein: MEAKTQLAGFALAGADRAWPDVNGPAFAETFGAFLLREKAIDELALQRSQRAATQSGERFDHVLTKLGLVSEADLCTLLGKFLQIPQLDAGDMPMEPPLRGDIPEKFIHANRLLPLSIEGRRLRLAVTDPLDLEPVQALAYSTGLEIELLLATPQLFDKAWASLYGAQQDGVAFAETDSRAHEASEFDLQRLRDIANEAPVVRRVNQIIGEAIEARASDIHIEPSLEAVQVRYRIDGALRTAETLPPGLKAAIASRIKIMARLDIAERRLPQDGRIKLAIRGVDIDFRVSTLPTAHGESIVLRILDRSQIALDFDKLGFEPQTIGELRRVMRNPNGIVLVTGPTGSGKTTTLYTALRELTKPDVKVFTVEDPIEYQLAGVNQVQVQPAIGLDFPNTLRAILRQDPDIIMIGEIRDAETAKIAIQASLTGHLVFSTLHTNSAAASITRLIDMGVENYLIASTVKAVLAQRLVRRLCPHCATPLETRAQLRAQFAGEIFAKGPDRLSAPGGCAQCRNLGYAGRSTIAELLIMNDRMQRLVCESAPDGELEAAARENGMTTMYQCGMTKAWRGETTIDEVARVTRVD, from the coding sequence ATGGAGGCGAAAACCCAGTTGGCGGGATTTGCCCTCGCGGGCGCTGATCGGGCGTGGCCGGATGTCAACGGTCCCGCTTTTGCCGAGACGTTCGGCGCGTTCCTGCTGCGCGAAAAGGCGATCGACGAATTGGCGCTGCAGCGCTCGCAGCGCGCGGCGACGCAAAGCGGCGAGCGTTTCGATCACGTGCTGACCAAGCTGGGTCTCGTGTCCGAGGCGGACCTCTGCACGCTGCTCGGCAAATTCCTCCAGATTCCCCAGCTCGACGCTGGCGACATGCCGATGGAGCCGCCGCTGCGCGGCGACATTCCGGAAAAATTCATCCACGCGAACCGGCTGTTGCCGCTGTCGATCGAGGGACGACGGCTGCGGCTCGCGGTCACCGATCCGCTCGATCTGGAGCCCGTGCAGGCGCTCGCCTATTCGACGGGGCTCGAGATCGAGCTGCTGCTGGCGACGCCGCAGCTGTTCGACAAGGCCTGGGCGTCGCTTTACGGCGCCCAGCAGGACGGCGTCGCCTTCGCCGAAACCGACTCGCGCGCGCATGAGGCGAGCGAATTCGATCTGCAGCGTCTGCGCGACATCGCCAATGAGGCGCCCGTCGTGCGGCGCGTGAACCAGATCATCGGGGAGGCCATCGAGGCGCGCGCCTCCGACATTCACATCGAGCCGTCGCTGGAGGCGGTTCAGGTGCGCTACCGGATCGACGGCGCGCTGCGCACGGCCGAGACGCTGCCGCCGGGACTCAAGGCCGCCATCGCCTCGCGCATCAAGATCATGGCGCGCCTCGACATCGCGGAGCGCCGCCTGCCGCAGGACGGCCGCATCAAGCTCGCCATCCGCGGCGTCGACATCGACTTTCGCGTCTCCACGCTGCCGACGGCGCATGGCGAGAGCATCGTGCTGCGCATTCTCGACCGCAGCCAGATCGCACTCGATTTCGACAAGCTCGGCTTCGAGCCGCAGACCATCGGCGAATTGCGCCGGGTGATGCGCAATCCCAACGGCATCGTGCTCGTCACCGGCCCCACCGGCAGCGGCAAGACGACGACGCTCTACACGGCGCTGCGCGAACTCACCAAGCCGGATGTGAAGGTCTTCACCGTCGAGGACCCGATCGAATATCAGCTGGCCGGGGTCAATCAGGTGCAGGTGCAGCCGGCGATCGGCCTCGACTTTCCCAATACGCTGCGCGCCATTCTGCGTCAGGATCCCGATATCATCATGATCGGCGAGATTCGCGACGCGGAGACGGCGAAGATCGCCATTCAGGCGTCGCTGACCGGCCATCTCGTGTTCTCGACCCTGCACACCAACAGCGCCGCCGCCTCGATCACCCGTCTCATCGACATGGGCGTCGAGAATTATCTCATCGCCTCGACCGTCAAGGCGGTTCTCGCGCAGCGTCTGGTGCGGCGGCTGTGTCCGCACTGCGCGACGCCGCTGGAGACGCGCGCGCAGCTTCGCGCCCAGTTCGCCGGCGAGATTTTCGCCAAGGGGCCAGACAGGCTGTCGGCGCCGGGCGGCTGCGCCCAGTGCCGCAATCTCGGTTATGCGGGACGCTCGACCATCGCCGAGCTGCTCATCATGAACGACCGCATGCAGCGGCTCGTCTGCGAAAGCGCGCCCGACGGCGAACTGGAGGCCGCGGCGCGCGAGAACGGGATGACGACCATGTATCAGTGCGGCATGACCAAGGCCTGGCGCGGCGAGACCACCATCGATGAGGTGGCGCGCGTCACGCGCGTGGATTGA